One Natrinema halophilum genomic window carries:
- a CDS encoding NADPH-dependent FMN reductase, whose product MNVLDREHIIALSGSQRGGSHTRRALEQTLAAAETSGATTDLVDLAALDLPVFNPDTNDAGDAAELRRRVRDADGVLLGTPMYHGSYASPLKTALDYCGFDEFEGTTVGLLVVSGGGFPTPALEHLRSVARALDAWVLPHQVAIPNAHSAFEDGRITDEGLVERLETLGTDLVEYAGVESYPESTAACAVPTAD is encoded by the coding sequence ATGAACGTACTCGATAGAGAACATATCATCGCACTAAGCGGAAGCCAACGCGGTGGAAGTCACACGCGTCGCGCGCTCGAGCAGACGTTGGCAGCGGCCGAAACTAGCGGGGCCACAACCGATCTCGTAGATCTCGCGGCGCTGGATCTCCCGGTATTCAACCCCGATACTAACGACGCCGGCGATGCGGCGGAACTCCGCCGGCGCGTCCGGGACGCAGACGGAGTTTTGCTGGGAACGCCGATGTACCACGGATCGTACGCATCGCCGTTGAAGACCGCGCTCGACTACTGCGGGTTCGACGAATTCGAGGGAACGACCGTCGGCCTCCTGGTGGTCTCTGGCGGCGGGTTCCCAACTCCTGCGCTGGAGCACCTCCGTTCGGTCGCTCGGGCACTCGACGCCTGGGTACTCCCCCACCAGGTCGCCATCCCAAATGCGCACAGCGCCTTCGAAGACGGTCGGATAACCGACGAGGGTCTAGTCGAGCGCCTCGAGACGCTCGGGACCGACCTCGTCGAATACGCGGG